One part of the Symbiobacterium terraclitae genome encodes these proteins:
- a CDS encoding HAD family hydrolase, with amino-acid sequence MALVSFDLDGVLQRNPFHAGRPDGVFGHIQRELAPHVGGDPEEAFREVLRQILAEHRARMQAGRYVEAYDWDDVVRRVAEGLGYPGRLDVPALVRQYVQVPGMVWLYPGARECLQALTDRGHTLVTVTNGYQVYQEPILVQLGIRDYFAAMVTPDAVGTTKPLPEIFRAAEPLGSPRIHVGDTLPHDVAGPRRAGWMAVYIVQPGVSGYEALPDGVRDLPPWRRPGAATAWLRQRLERDRVLHGHPPVAFEECIPDAIVTGLHEVPETVTQLLR; translated from the coding sequence TTGGCACTCGTCTCCTTCGACCTCGACGGGGTGCTGCAGCGCAACCCCTTTCACGCCGGGCGCCCGGATGGCGTGTTCGGCCACATCCAGCGGGAGCTGGCCCCGCACGTGGGCGGAGACCCCGAGGAGGCCTTCCGGGAGGTGCTCCGCCAGATCCTCGCGGAGCACCGGGCCCGCATGCAGGCGGGCCGGTACGTGGAGGCATACGACTGGGACGACGTGGTGCGGCGGGTAGCCGAGGGGCTCGGGTACCCGGGCCGCCTCGACGTGCCCGCGCTGGTGCGCCAGTACGTGCAGGTGCCCGGCATGGTCTGGCTCTACCCGGGAGCCAGGGAGTGCCTGCAGGCGCTGACGGACCGGGGACACACGCTGGTCACCGTCACCAACGGGTACCAGGTCTACCAGGAGCCGATCCTCGTGCAGCTGGGAATCCGGGATTACTTCGCCGCCATGGTGACGCCGGACGCCGTGGGCACCACGAAGCCCCTGCCCGAGATCTTCCGGGCGGCGGAGCCGCTGGGAAGCCCCCGAATTCACGTGGGTGACACCCTCCCGCACGACGTGGCGGGTCCCCGCCGGGCGGGGTGGATGGCGGTCTACATCGTGCAGCCCGGTGTCTCGGGCTACGAGGCGCTCCCGGATGGCGTCCGGGACCTCCCGCCCTGGCGGCGGCCCGGGGCTGCGACGGCGTGGCTCCGGCAGCGGTTGGAACGGGACCGGGTGCTCCACGGCCACCCGCCCGTCGCGTTTGAGGAGTGCATCCCGGATGCGATCGTGACGGGGCTGCACGAGGTGCCCGAAACGGTCACGCAGCTGCTGCGCTGA
- a CDS encoding carbohydrate ABC transporter permease: protein MYAGQKGPGRYSFWLMLLPALLPYLLFKVYPFFNSILLSFYDWNGVPGSPKVWVGLQNYARFLYQPPFSTMFWRALRHNFVVFGLLLVWSTGFGTLLAWMLTQIRRGAGFYKGLIFMPNTISLAVTGFLWSLMLNPQFGAVNALLRKVGLGALAMPWLGDSRLALPTVIAVNVWHGLGFPVLIALAAMLSVPRDILEAAEVDGASRFTQFWRITFPIILPNLINLMALNFSGAFGLFEIVFVMQGAEAGPFYSTDLLGTLFYRTAFGGMGSTATGMGLGAALAVVTFLIVIPASLFASRIQRRFQVEV, encoded by the coding sequence ATGTACGCAGGACAGAAGGGCCCGGGCCGGTACAGCTTCTGGCTGATGCTGCTTCCGGCCCTCCTTCCTTACTTGCTCTTCAAGGTATACCCCTTTTTCAACTCGATCCTGCTCAGCTTCTACGACTGGAACGGGGTGCCGGGTTCGCCCAAGGTGTGGGTGGGCCTGCAGAACTACGCCCGGTTCCTCTATCAGCCGCCGTTCTCCACGATGTTCTGGCGGGCCCTGCGCCACAACTTCGTGGTCTTCGGCCTGCTGCTCGTCTGGAGCACCGGCTTCGGCACGCTCCTCGCCTGGATGCTGACGCAGATCCGCCGGGGCGCCGGCTTCTACAAGGGCCTGATCTTCATGCCCAACACCATCTCCCTCGCGGTGACGGGCTTCCTCTGGAGCCTGATGCTCAACCCGCAGTTCGGGGCGGTCAACGCCCTGCTCCGCAAGGTGGGGCTGGGCGCCCTGGCCATGCCGTGGCTGGGCGACAGCCGCCTCGCCCTGCCCACCGTCATCGCCGTCAATGTCTGGCACGGGCTCGGCTTTCCGGTGCTGATCGCCCTGGCCGCGATGCTCTCGGTGCCCAGGGACATCCTCGAGGCGGCCGAGGTGGACGGGGCCAGCCGGTTCACCCAGTTCTGGCGGATCACCTTCCCGATCATCCTGCCCAACCTCATCAACCTCATGGCCCTCAACTTCTCGGGCGCCTTCGGCCTCTTCGAGATCGTGTTCGTGATGCAGGGCGCTGAGGCCGGCCCCTTCTACAGCACCGACCTGCTCGGCACCCTGTTCTACCGCACGGCCTTCGGCGGCATGGGCTCGACGGCCACCGGCATGGGGCTCGGCGCCGCGCTGGCGGTGGTCACCTTCCTGATCGTGATTCCGGCGTCGCTGTTCGCCTCGCGCATCCAGCGGCGCTTCCAGGTGGAGGTGTAG
- a CDS encoding EVE domain-containing protein, with protein MFLEGSHIPKEFQRDFALANGGHLPDRGESREVILRHGDDLYPARMVHHSRQGQASSDLWLRFGSNSGFALLLRNRLRYSYQRFVRGPVEQPPSTDDMTESEQEYVEFYETGEPYHYEVRLVERNTPRNVTIPDDFSTVWSHLIDCIPTGTVVQSLTRGVANTISWLEEGVQVTSERGTELIPKVWFESAWQTLREQEILPVDELPAQARFRSTAVSAILTQLPYVDYTTYPKTTLFLTTHRFTNIELADTFKVGTQRGIRVAGRSPDTKLVVFITSAASDYKAEHPYQDHWKGDTLFYTGEGLSGDQQMAHGNLALKNSMTGQFPVYGFQKLPDGGYAYLGRFKVTRIHEQQQPDSTGNSRRVYVFEMTRTRPQTAAPAARRAWVFQAYPQYYNLSGALSSLPTITFLVNQFKNEIQKGDKVFFWEAGARAGLVGTGTVLAGPQEMPDAPESRPFYVDPSRFEGERLRTVVRIDHVLTPSMPRGVFLDHPILRDMTVLKARMGTNFRLTPEQADALAELIAGSKPIRFFRVAAPRTPSDWDAGLQRGLLLLDVETPAIDLTPLTSESEVRQALTGESAHTCDMPSAYIDRQVRELITLKDLRPGDTLVVTRGPNTVVGLAEVSQPGYTWLAGEARHAIHVIWHWTGAVRTTRRPEWLTTLIEPATQEEYDEVANSTAPKTEPTADLAAITRNFSAALRLSGVQFGARHDEIVRSFIAALATKRLVILTGLSGSGKTQLALRFGDWLGKDRRMVVPVRPDWTGPDYLFGYEDALRTTESGRRPWYVPPVLAFMLKAAQDPHYPYLLVLDEMNLAHVERYFADFLSGVESGEPCLPNLEQDQDGNWVIRDGEPERIPMPDNLFVVGTVNVDETTYMFSPKVLDRANTFEFRVGTDDLQVSLFRPLPLAPGADDLVRGFLAVATDDDWQHVHPAPGRDDFAAHLRTVHQLLAESDFEFGHRVFYEALRYASMLASAGNDSVEAALDQQIYQKVLPRLHGSRRRLEPLLRALGRFCYDLSSTPTAGAATDFDPEAAHEGQPKLPLSYQKIRRMFRSLRVNQFTSFTE; from the coding sequence ATGTTTCTTGAGGGCAGCCACATTCCCAAGGAGTTTCAGCGCGACTTCGCACTTGCCAACGGCGGTCACCTTCCAGATAGAGGTGAGTCACGCGAGGTCATTCTGCGTCACGGAGATGATCTGTATCCTGCACGGATGGTTCACCACTCTCGACAGGGCCAGGCGAGCAGCGATCTTTGGCTCCGCTTCGGCTCCAATAGCGGCTTTGCACTGCTTCTGCGAAATCGACTCCGGTACAGCTATCAGCGCTTCGTACGTGGGCCTGTGGAGCAGCCCCCTTCGACCGATGACATGACCGAAAGCGAGCAGGAGTACGTAGAGTTTTACGAGACCGGTGAACCCTATCACTACGAGGTTCGCCTAGTGGAACGGAACACGCCACGCAACGTGACCATTCCCGACGACTTCTCAACGGTATGGTCCCACCTGATCGACTGTATCCCAACCGGAACAGTCGTCCAGAGCCTGACGCGGGGGGTGGCGAACACAATCTCGTGGCTCGAAGAAGGAGTCCAAGTCACGAGCGAACGCGGTACAGAGCTTATTCCCAAGGTATGGTTCGAGTCTGCCTGGCAGACGTTGAGGGAGCAGGAGATCCTCCCCGTCGATGAGCTCCCCGCCCAAGCGCGGTTCCGTTCCACGGCGGTGTCAGCTATCCTTACGCAGCTCCCCTACGTGGACTACACCACCTATCCTAAGACCACGCTCTTCTTGACGACCCACCGCTTCACCAACATCGAGTTGGCGGATACCTTCAAGGTGGGAACCCAGCGAGGTATCCGCGTTGCCGGCAGGTCTCCCGACACGAAACTGGTTGTGTTCATCACCAGTGCAGCTTCAGACTACAAGGCGGAGCATCCTTACCAAGACCACTGGAAAGGGGACACCCTATTCTACACAGGGGAAGGCCTGTCTGGCGATCAGCAGATGGCCCACGGTAACCTCGCTCTAAAGAACAGCATGACGGGGCAGTTCCCCGTTTATGGCTTTCAGAAGCTGCCGGATGGCGGTTACGCTTACTTAGGCCGGTTCAAGGTGACGAGGATCCACGAGCAACAGCAACCGGATAGTACAGGCAACTCGAGACGGGTCTACGTGTTTGAGATGACTCGTACTCGTCCGCAGACCGCAGCGCCTGCTGCAAGGAGGGCATGGGTTTTCCAAGCCTATCCCCAGTATTACAACTTATCGGGGGCCCTCAGTTCGCTTCCTACGATCACCTTCCTCGTCAACCAGTTCAAGAACGAGATTCAGAAGGGTGACAAGGTCTTCTTCTGGGAAGCTGGAGCCCGCGCCGGTCTCGTCGGGACCGGTACGGTTCTCGCCGGCCCCCAGGAAATGCCCGATGCTCCCGAGTCACGCCCGTTCTACGTCGACCCCTCCAGGTTTGAGGGTGAAAGGCTGAGGACGGTCGTCCGTATCGATCACGTTCTCACACCGTCAATGCCACGTGGTGTCTTCCTAGACCATCCAATTCTGCGCGACATGACTGTCCTCAAGGCAAGGATGGGCACGAACTTCCGCCTTACGCCCGAACAGGCTGACGCCTTGGCCGAGTTGATCGCGGGGTCGAAACCCATCCGGTTCTTCCGCGTCGCTGCCCCTCGGACTCCCTCAGACTGGGACGCCGGTCTACAGAGGGGCCTCTTGCTGCTTGATGTGGAGACTCCGGCTATCGACCTGACCCCGCTGACTTCCGAATCTGAGGTCAGGCAAGCGCTCACCGGAGAGTCTGCCCATACCTGCGACATGCCGTCCGCCTACATCGACAGGCAGGTTAGGGAACTAATCACCCTCAAGGACCTCAGGCCGGGGGACACGCTGGTGGTCACTCGTGGCCCGAACACCGTTGTGGGACTCGCAGAGGTCTCGCAACCGGGCTACACCTGGTTGGCTGGTGAAGCGCGCCATGCCATCCACGTCATCTGGCACTGGACCGGTGCTGTTCGGACCACTCGACGCCCCGAGTGGCTCACGACACTTATCGAGCCGGCCACTCAGGAGGAGTACGACGAGGTCGCCAACTCCACCGCACCCAAGACGGAGCCCACGGCCGACCTGGCCGCGATCACGCGCAACTTCAGTGCAGCACTTCGACTGAGCGGTGTTCAGTTCGGTGCCCGTCACGACGAGATCGTACGTTCCTTCATCGCGGCCCTGGCCACCAAGCGCCTGGTGATCCTTACCGGCCTGTCGGGATCCGGCAAGACCCAGCTCGCCCTGCGGTTTGGCGATTGGCTAGGGAAGGATCGGCGCATGGTGGTGCCCGTGCGCCCAGACTGGACAGGCCCCGACTACCTCTTCGGCTACGAGGACGCCCTGAGGACAACAGAGAGCGGCCGCCGGCCCTGGTACGTACCGCCTGTCCTGGCGTTCATGCTCAAGGCCGCTCAGGATCCCCACTATCCCTACCTCTTAGTACTGGACGAGATGAACCTCGCACACGTAGAGCGCTACTTCGCAGACTTCCTCTCAGGCGTCGAGTCAGGCGAACCCTGCCTGCCCAATCTCGAACAGGACCAAGATGGGAACTGGGTCATCCGAGATGGAGAGCCGGAGCGCATTCCCATGCCCGACAACCTCTTCGTTGTCGGCACGGTCAACGTCGACGAGACCACCTACATGTTCTCTCCCAAAGTACTAGACCGGGCCAACACCTTCGAGTTCCGCGTCGGAACGGACGACCTTCAGGTCAGCCTCTTTAGGCCTTTGCCACTCGCTCCAGGTGCCGACGATCTGGTGCGCGGGTTCCTGGCAGTTGCCACAGATGACGACTGGCAACATGTCCACCCTGCCCCCGGCCGGGACGACTTCGCCGCGCACCTCCGAACCGTGCACCAGCTCCTTGCCGAAAGCGACTTCGAGTTCGGCCATCGGGTCTTCTACGAGGCCCTCCGGTACGCAAGCATGCTGGCCTCCGCCGGGAACGACTCCGTGGAGGCCGCCCTCGATCAACAGATCTACCAGAAGGTCCTGCCCCGCCTGCACGGCTCCCGCCGCCGGCTCGAACCTCTCCTGCGAGCGTTGGGGCGCTTCTGCTACGACCTCTCCTCCACGCCCACCGCTGGAGCAGCCACCGACTTCGACCCCGAGGCGGCCCACGAGGGACAGCCGAAGCTCCCCCTCTCCTATCAGAAGATCCGCCGGATGTTCCGGAGCCTGCGAGTCAACCAGTTCACCAGCTTTACGGAGTAA
- a CDS encoding carbohydrate ABC transporter permease: protein MVWRNPRLRWSVIGFHLVLGSYALVVLFPIITMLLGSVKSTRDLIVNPFGWPQEFVWSNYLRAWSEANFAVYFKNSLYVTITSTVATLLAASMASFVLARIRFRLSSFILGLFIAGLVVPSRLSIIPLFLLVRDMGLMNTHLALILIYVGTSMPFDIFLLTTFFRQVPNELAEAAVVEGAGMWTVYWRIMMPLVRPALATVAIFEALGAWNDFFFPLIFLRDKKLMTVPVGLSVFFGEYATDWPTLFAALAISIVPVIVMFAFMSRQFIAGLTQGAVK from the coding sequence ATGGTGTGGCGGAACCCGCGCCTGCGGTGGTCGGTCATCGGCTTTCACCTGGTGCTCGGCAGCTACGCGCTGGTGGTGCTCTTCCCCATCATCACCATGCTGCTGGGGTCGGTGAAGAGCACCCGTGACCTGATCGTCAACCCCTTCGGCTGGCCGCAGGAGTTCGTCTGGTCCAACTACCTGCGGGCCTGGAGCGAGGCCAACTTCGCCGTCTACTTCAAGAACAGCCTCTACGTCACCATCACCTCGACGGTCGCGACGCTGCTTGCGGCCTCCATGGCGAGCTTCGTGCTGGCCCGCATCCGCTTCCGGCTGAGCTCCTTCATCCTGGGGCTCTTCATCGCCGGCCTCGTGGTGCCCAGCCGCCTCTCCATCATCCCCCTCTTCCTGCTGGTGCGGGACATGGGGCTGATGAACACCCACCTGGCGCTGATCCTGATCTACGTGGGCACCTCGATGCCGTTTGACATCTTCCTGCTGACCACGTTCTTCCGGCAGGTGCCCAACGAGCTGGCGGAGGCGGCCGTCGTGGAGGGGGCCGGCATGTGGACCGTCTACTGGCGGATCATGATGCCGCTGGTGCGGCCGGCGCTGGCGACGGTGGCGATCTTCGAGGCGCTGGGCGCCTGGAACGACTTCTTCTTCCCGCTGATCTTCCTCAGAGACAAGAAGCTGATGACCGTGCCGGTCGGCCTCAGCGTCTTCTTCGGCGAGTACGCCACCGACTGGCCGACGCTCTTCGCCGCGCTGGCGATCTCCATCGTGCCGGTCATTGTCATGTTCGCCTTCATGAGCCGGCAGTTCATCGCGGGCCTGACCCAGGGCGCCGTCAAGTGA
- a CDS encoding DUF2726 domain-containing protein, translating to MSSQNPGCLGFLFQLFGANEAEEPYRLPDKLPYRSRDDFLSAAELSLYGVLRLAVGDRWAICPKVRLADIFFAVGEQAQAWNNRILSKHVDFLLCDARTMRPVLAVELDDRSHTRPHRQQRDEFEDRLFRSAGLPLVRMTPRANYSVDEVAAALRNAIAPTSPPVARPTAAAQAAPATTRPGTVPICPKCGVPMVLRQSKKDGNRFYGCPNFPRCRHTAPAPVR from the coding sequence GTGAGCTCGCAAAACCCGGGCTGCCTCGGGTTTCTCTTCCAGCTGTTTGGCGCCAACGAGGCGGAGGAGCCCTATCGGTTACCCGACAAACTGCCGTACAGAAGCCGGGACGACTTCCTATCTGCTGCAGAGCTCTCGCTCTACGGGGTTCTACGGCTGGCCGTGGGAGACCGGTGGGCGATCTGCCCCAAGGTGCGTCTGGCTGACATCTTCTTCGCCGTGGGCGAGCAAGCACAGGCATGGAACAACAGAATCCTCAGCAAGCACGTGGACTTCCTCCTCTGCGATGCGCGGACGATGAGGCCGGTGCTGGCCGTTGAACTCGATGACCGGTCACATACGCGGCCACACCGTCAGCAGCGCGACGAGTTCGAGGACAGGCTCTTTCGATCCGCGGGGCTTCCCCTGGTTCGCATGACGCCCCGAGCCAACTACTCGGTTGACGAGGTTGCCGCGGCGCTGCGCAACGCCATTGCCCCCACTTCACCACCGGTGGCGAGGCCCACTGCCGCAGCGCAGGCCGCACCGGCCACCACACGGCCGGGCACCGTTCCCATCTGCCCCAAGTGCGGTGTTCCGATGGTGCTGCGTCAGTCGAAGAAAGACGGCAACCGCTTCTACGGGTGTCCCAACTTCCCCCGCTGCAGGCACACGGCACCCGCGCCCGTTCGGTAG
- a CDS encoding DUF6884 domain-containing protein — protein MSTSSRREWSERVLAQVRNRFGTSLAGLIFELHTGLEYREHLAELLVQAGVSCTCPVAGLQIGQHLRFYGTPREDT, from the coding sequence ATGTCCACCTCGTCTCGCCGCGAGTGGTCCGAGCGAGTACTTGCCCAGGTCAGGAACCGATTCGGCACGTCTCTGGCAGGCCTGATCTTTGAGCTCCACACCGGACTCGAGTACCGAGAACACCTAGCAGAACTCCTCGTCCAGGCGGGGGTCAGCTGTACCTGTCCGGTGGCGGGACTCCAGATTGGACAACACCTCCGCTTCTACGGGACGCCGCGCGAGGACACTTAA
- a CDS encoding DUF2357 domain-containing protein, which translates to MCHSISVKVRDAAGKVVGTLTVSLPGQVRADANPPPLIDMSGDPSLDPALAPVQLLEEAEYRYAFVPEACTDLPITLEPRELFSPDSADWRTGRLRPRLYTGTLPVVVLSGDQELGRALFEVRSRKLDYLSQYQWMLEEIADSMAELVMERFAPTEQRFRVDESAEASTLYARFAMLKWLFSGEAFEAAILQILSRPHRAWTEEAEYRRPGQPIPMSAHVAQRLSRPGPRAACSAELPVRALPKQIAVPRTEETLDTPENRFIKFVLLRWESFAQEVEQALLREPTSAPVQRGLREVQAVQERLHTLLAAGLFQEVGDLTFLPAGSQVLQKRAGYRDLYRAYLQFESAALLTWDGGEDVYGAGKRDVATLYEYWVFLQLIKVMARLCGREFDLSQLIEVRPDGMGVTLRRGRSRRLKGQVHRLGRSLGIELWFNRTFGHRAGDRGSWSRPMRPDYSILIRPDTTYGEPDEVWIHFDAKYRVESVTGLFGEDPTTEEGEARLLDEEQSAEARQTSKRADLLKMHAYRDAIRRSAGAYVIYPGTEKELLPRFHELLPGLGAFALRPTRDRQGTGLDGLTKFIDDVLTHVATQTTQHERVRYWLRESTRGDYHVTEHPAVPFLSKPPADTVVLLGYVRRPEQLQWIHKNRLYNMRTGGRRGSVLPGSRVLTAELVVLYGPHMETAEVWQVAGNPQVLDETDMRGLQYPEPRGRYVCLPLRETPHPQWLDQLTSEAVRKVKERVDPSALFGEPVATTWLELVR; encoded by the coding sequence GTGTGTCATTCCATTTCCGTCAAGGTTCGCGATGCGGCGGGCAAGGTCGTCGGCACACTCACCGTGAGTCTGCCGGGGCAAGTACGTGCAGATGCTAATCCGCCCCCGCTCATCGACATGAGCGGAGACCCAAGCCTCGACCCCGCTCTGGCGCCCGTTCAGCTGTTGGAAGAAGCAGAGTACCGGTATGCGTTTGTGCCAGAAGCCTGCACAGACCTGCCCATCACCCTGGAGCCTAGGGAACTCTTCTCCCCCGACTCCGCCGACTGGCGGACCGGCAGGCTTCGCCCCCGACTCTACACTGGCACCCTGCCGGTGGTAGTGTTGTCAGGCGACCAAGAGCTCGGCCGGGCTCTCTTCGAGGTTCGCTCTCGCAAACTGGACTACCTGAGCCAGTACCAGTGGATGCTCGAGGAGATTGCCGACAGCATGGCCGAGCTGGTCATGGAGCGGTTCGCTCCCACCGAGCAGCGCTTCCGTGTGGACGAGTCCGCCGAGGCCTCCACGCTGTACGCCCGCTTTGCCATGCTCAAGTGGCTCTTTTCCGGGGAGGCCTTCGAGGCAGCCATCCTTCAGATCCTCTCTCGTCCGCACAGGGCATGGACGGAGGAGGCAGAGTATCGCCGGCCGGGACAGCCCATTCCGATGTCGGCGCACGTCGCCCAGCGACTGAGCCGACCTGGCCCACGCGCGGCTTGCAGTGCGGAGCTACCAGTGCGAGCCCTTCCCAAGCAGATCGCGGTTCCCCGGACAGAAGAGACCCTGGATACACCGGAGAACCGCTTCATCAAGTTCGTGCTCCTCCGCTGGGAGAGTTTCGCGCAGGAAGTGGAGCAGGCACTGCTTCGCGAGCCAACCTCTGCGCCCGTCCAACGGGGACTTCGTGAGGTTCAGGCGGTCCAGGAGAGGCTGCACACACTCCTGGCCGCTGGCCTGTTCCAGGAAGTCGGCGATCTCACCTTCCTGCCCGCCGGGAGCCAGGTACTCCAGAAACGGGCTGGCTATCGGGATCTCTATCGCGCCTATCTCCAGTTTGAGTCAGCGGCCCTGCTGACATGGGATGGCGGTGAGGACGTCTACGGTGCAGGTAAGCGGGACGTCGCCACGCTGTACGAGTACTGGGTCTTCCTCCAGTTGATCAAGGTGATGGCGCGCCTCTGCGGGCGGGAGTTCGACCTGAGCCAGCTCATCGAGGTCCGCCCGGACGGCATGGGCGTTACGCTGCGGCGCGGGCGCTCGCGGCGTCTGAAGGGCCAGGTCCACCGCCTCGGCCGAAGCCTGGGAATCGAACTTTGGTTCAACCGTACCTTCGGTCACCGAGCGGGTGATCGCGGTTCGTGGAGCCGTCCCATGCGCCCGGACTATTCCATCCTGATCAGGCCTGACACCACGTACGGCGAGCCGGATGAGGTCTGGATCCACTTCGACGCCAAGTACCGGGTGGAGAGTGTCACGGGCTTGTTCGGCGAAGATCCCACCACAGAGGAAGGCGAGGCCAGGCTGCTGGACGAGGAGCAGTCGGCGGAAGCTCGGCAAACATCGAAGCGGGCCGATCTGCTGAAGATGCACGCCTACCGGGACGCCATTCGTAGATCTGCCGGGGCCTACGTCATCTACCCCGGGACGGAAAAAGAGCTCCTTCCCAGGTTTCATGAGCTATTGCCGGGTCTGGGCGCCTTTGCTCTGCGACCGACGAGGGACAGACAAGGCACTGGGCTGGACGGATTGACGAAGTTCATCGATGATGTGCTGACACATGTAGCCACGCAGACCACGCAGCATGAACGGGTGCGCTACTGGCTGCGCGAGTCCACCCGCGGCGATTACCACGTGACCGAGCACCCCGCCGTACCATTCCTGTCCAAGCCGCCGGCCGATACTGTCGTGTTGCTGGGCTATGTGCGACGGCCAGAACAGCTGCAGTGGATCCACAAGAACCGTCTGTACAACATGCGCACCGGCGGACGACGGGGTAGCGTGCTTCCCGGGTCCAGAGTGCTCACGGCGGAACTGGTCGTTCTCTACGGGCCGCATATGGAGACGGCGGAGGTGTGGCAAGTTGCAGGCAATCCGCAGGTGCTGGATGAGACGGACATGCGCGGACTGCAGTACCCCGAGCCGCGCGGACGGTATGTGTGCCTGCCACTTCGTGAGACCCCGCACCCCCAGTGGCTCGATCAGTTGACCAGTGAGGCAGTACGGAAAGTCAAGGAGAGAGTAGATCCTTCAGCGCTCTTTGGCGAACCCGTTGCGACAACCTGGCTGGAGTTGGTGCGGTAA
- a CDS encoding ABC transporter substrate-binding protein → MRRYRLLAAILVALGLLLSACSRPSDPTPAQTPTTSTEPPASTPSNQPPTTVTVWSWRVQDEDLWEKVQEMLDANNENIKIDFRGIKSTEFDSVLKTAMAGNDGPDIFTARGGAGTRSYAEAGQIEPLDSLDLSGFDQGILDQASYEGKVYAVPFAVQTLTFFYNKQIFDENGLQEPKTWDELIQIMETLKSRGITPIAIGGKDGYAVNLMVDVIGATWLGDQWAQDVIEGKTDFTDPKFVDVLAKVDSLTKYAQEGFVGTAQRDARTLFATGQTAMIIDGIWAVNTYYLNTDPNLQLGSFLAPPAKAGDPVRIYPYVDGGYAVNAQSKVKEAAMRVVAYTATDEFAQLYADLFAEIPGNRNVKFDEEKHPMLAKAVQQKNELGLRVLFRIRSPFDSGTPDISTSLGANLQGMFAGMLTPEQAARAVQADLASWYPAFKK, encoded by the coding sequence ATGCGCCGATATCGGCTCCTGGCAGCGATCCTCGTGGCCCTCGGCCTCCTCCTTTCCGCGTGCTCCCGTCCGTCCGACCCGACTCCGGCCCAGACGCCGACCACGTCGACGGAGCCCCCTGCCTCCACCCCGTCCAACCAGCCCCCGACGACGGTCACCGTCTGGTCCTGGCGGGTCCAGGATGAAGACCTCTGGGAGAAGGTCCAGGAGATGCTGGACGCCAACAACGAGAACATCAAGATCGACTTCCGCGGCATCAAGTCCACCGAGTTCGACTCGGTGCTGAAAACCGCCATGGCCGGCAACGACGGCCCGGACATCTTCACCGCCCGCGGCGGCGCCGGCACCCGCTCCTACGCCGAGGCCGGGCAGATCGAGCCGCTGGATTCGCTCGACCTCTCCGGCTTCGACCAGGGCATCCTCGACCAGGCCTCCTACGAGGGCAAGGTCTACGCGGTGCCCTTCGCCGTGCAGACCCTCACCTTCTTCTACAACAAGCAGATCTTCGACGAGAACGGCCTGCAGGAGCCGAAGACCTGGGACGAGCTGATCCAGATCATGGAGACCCTCAAGTCCCGCGGCATCACCCCCATTGCCATCGGCGGCAAGGACGGCTACGCCGTGAACCTGATGGTCGACGTGATCGGCGCCACCTGGCTGGGCGACCAGTGGGCACAGGACGTCATCGAGGGCAAGACCGACTTCACCGACCCGAAGTTCGTGGACGTGCTGGCCAAGGTCGACTCCCTGACGAAGTACGCCCAGGAGGGCTTCGTCGGCACCGCCCAGCGGGACGCCCGCACCCTGTTCGCCACCGGCCAGACGGCGATGATCATCGACGGCATCTGGGCCGTGAACACCTACTACCTCAACACCGACCCCAACCTCCAGCTCGGCTCCTTCCTCGCCCCGCCCGCGAAGGCGGGTGATCCGGTGCGGATCTACCCGTACGTCGACGGCGGCTACGCGGTGAACGCCCAGTCCAAGGTGAAGGAGGCGGCCATGCGGGTGGTCGCCTACACCGCCACCGACGAGTTCGCCCAGCTCTACGCCGACCTCTTCGCCGAGATCCCGGGCAACCGGAACGTCAAGTTCGATGAGGAGAAGCACCCGATGCTGGCCAAGGCCGTGCAGCAGAAGAACGAGCTGGGCCTGAGGGTCCTGTTCCGCATCCGCTCGCCGTTCGACAGCGGTACGCCCGACATCTCCACCAGCCTCGGGGCCAACCTCCAGGGCATGTTCGCCGGCATGCTGACGCCGGAGCAGGCCGCCCGGGCCGTGCAGGCCGACCTGGCCTCCTGGTACCCGGCATTCAAGAAGTAG